A region from the Arthrobacter gengyunqii genome encodes:
- a CDS encoding proline--tRNA ligase has translation MVLRLSTLFLRTLREDPSDADVASHRLLVRAGYIRRAAPGIYSWLPLGLRVLNKVETIIREEMAAIGAQEVHFPALLPREPYEATNRWTEYGDNLFRLQDRKGGDYLLAPTHEEMFALLVKDLYNSYKDLPVSLFQIQNKYRDEARPRAGLLRGREFIMKDSYSFDIDDDGLEASYQAHRGAYLRIFERLGLEIVVVSAVSGAMGGSKSEEFLHPTPVGEDTYVRSAGGYAANVEAVTTVRPADIDYAGAPAAKVVDTPDTPTIDTLVAVANERFSRESGEWTAADTLKNVVLAVTLPTGERRIVVVGVPGDRAVDLKRIEANIAAHVEIGGELEVEAATDEDIKKHPGLVKGYIGPGLSTEEPVLGTESATGLLYLVDPRVVSGTSWITGANSAGKHVIGLVAGRDFTWDGVIEAVEVREGDEAPDGTGPLEAARGIEMGHIFQLGRKYAEALGVKVLDKNGKLVTVTMGSYGVGVTRAVAALAESNHDDKGIVWPRSVAPADVHVVATGRGEEIFEAAAKLSEELEAAGLEVIYDDRPKVSPGVKFGDAELIGVPTILVVGRGLADGVVEIKDRATGNAENVPVAEAVEYVRRAAAQ, from the coding sequence GTGGTCCTTCGACTCTCCACTCTTTTCCTGCGCACCCTGCGCGAAGATCCCTCCGACGCGGACGTTGCCAGCCACCGCCTCCTGGTGCGTGCCGGTTACATCCGCCGCGCCGCTCCCGGCATCTATTCCTGGCTGCCGCTCGGGCTGCGCGTTCTGAATAAGGTCGAGACCATCATCCGCGAGGAAATGGCCGCCATCGGAGCGCAGGAAGTGCATTTCCCGGCCCTGCTGCCGCGTGAACCCTATGAAGCCACCAACCGCTGGACCGAGTACGGAGACAACCTGTTCCGGCTGCAGGACCGCAAGGGCGGCGACTACCTGCTGGCTCCCACGCACGAGGAAATGTTCGCCCTGCTGGTCAAGGACCTGTACAACTCCTACAAGGACCTGCCGGTCTCACTGTTCCAGATCCAGAACAAGTACCGCGACGAGGCCCGCCCCCGCGCCGGCCTGCTGCGCGGCCGCGAGTTCATCATGAAGGATTCCTACTCCTTCGACATCGACGACGACGGCCTGGAGGCCAGCTACCAGGCGCACCGCGGCGCGTACCTGCGCATCTTCGAGCGCCTCGGCCTGGAGATTGTTGTGGTGTCCGCTGTTTCCGGCGCCATGGGCGGTTCCAAGAGCGAGGAATTCCTGCACCCCACCCCGGTGGGCGAGGACACCTATGTCCGCTCCGCCGGCGGCTATGCCGCAAACGTCGAAGCCGTCACCACGGTACGCCCCGCCGACATTGACTACGCCGGAGCACCTGCGGCGAAGGTCGTGGACACGCCTGACACGCCCACCATCGACACTCTGGTGGCTGTGGCAAACGAACGGTTCAGCCGCGAATCGGGGGAGTGGACGGCTGCTGACACCCTGAAGAACGTTGTCCTGGCCGTGACGCTGCCCACCGGCGAACGCCGGATCGTCGTCGTCGGCGTTCCCGGAGACCGCGCCGTGGACCTCAAGCGCATCGAAGCCAACATTGCCGCGCACGTCGAAATCGGCGGCGAGCTGGAAGTGGAAGCAGCCACCGACGAGGACATCAAGAAGCATCCGGGTCTGGTCAAGGGCTACATTGGCCCGGGCCTGTCCACGGAGGAGCCGGTTCTCGGCACCGAGTCGGCCACCGGCCTGTTGTACCTGGTGGACCCGCGCGTGGTCTCCGGCACCAGCTGGATCACCGGCGCCAACTCCGCCGGCAAGCACGTCATTGGCCTGGTGGCCGGGCGCGACTTCACCTGGGACGGCGTCATCGAAGCTGTTGAAGTCCGCGAGGGCGACGAGGCTCCGGACGGAACCGGTCCCCTGGAAGCGGCTCGCGGCATTGAAATGGGCCACATTTTCCAGCTCGGCCGCAAGTACGCCGAGGCACTGGGCGTGAAGGTGCTGGACAAGAACGGCAAGCTGGTCACCGTGACCATGGGCTCCTACGGCGTTGGGGTCACCCGTGCCGTCGCAGCGCTGGCCGAGTCCAACCACGACGACAAGGGAATCGTCTGGCCGCGCTCCGTCGCACCCGCCGATGTCCACGTGGTGGCCACCGGACGCGGCGAGGAAATCTTTGAAGCGGCAGCCAAGCTGTCCGAGGAACTCGAAGCTGCGGGACTGGAAGTCATTTACGACGACCGTCCCAAGGTGTCCCCGGGCGTGAAGTTCGGCGATGCCGAGCTCATTGGTGTTCCGACCATCCTGGTGGTGGGCCGCGGCCTGGCCGACGGCGTCGTGGAAATCAAGGACCGTGCCACCGGCAACGCCGAGAACGTTCCCGTGGCCGAAGCGGTGGAGTACGTGCGCCGCGCAGCGGC
- a CDS encoding GNAT family N-acetyltransferase, producing MTTVRSGQDVRGGSSGTLRILGGEDTAALRALAEQDPVANIFLLSHLETTRTAAPTSAGGRIVGVFDGGDLTAACWSGVNVVPVGVTAENGPEIGRFLGRSGHRYSSIFGPAEAVLSIWSELQHSSPRPFDVRSDQPLLQMTGVSPVQPAPGLRYAQPSELDVLLPACAAMFEEEVGYSPISGGSHHYRQRVKSLIARRQSLVDFDASGQVVFKAELGTVSSSAVQVQGVWMNPAYRGRGLSAPYMSAVVEAARQVAPLVSLYVNSYNAPARATYEAVGFEQVGTFATILF from the coding sequence GTGACAACCGTCCGCAGCGGACAGGACGTCCGCGGCGGCAGTTCCGGTACGCTGCGGATCCTTGGCGGCGAGGACACTGCGGCTCTCCGCGCCCTCGCCGAGCAGGACCCGGTGGCGAACATCTTTCTGCTGTCCCACCTCGAAACAACCCGCACGGCGGCGCCCACTTCGGCCGGCGGACGGATTGTGGGGGTGTTCGACGGCGGAGACCTCACCGCGGCCTGCTGGTCCGGCGTCAACGTGGTTCCGGTGGGGGTGACGGCTGAGAACGGGCCGGAAATTGGCCGGTTCCTCGGCCGGTCGGGGCACCGCTATTCCTCCATCTTTGGTCCGGCGGAAGCCGTGCTGTCCATTTGGTCCGAGCTGCAGCACTCCAGCCCCCGGCCCTTCGACGTGCGCAGCGACCAGCCCCTGCTCCAGATGACCGGAGTTTCCCCGGTGCAGCCGGCTCCGGGACTGCGCTACGCCCAGCCTTCGGAACTGGATGTCCTGCTGCCGGCCTGCGCCGCCATGTTCGAAGAGGAAGTGGGCTATTCGCCGATCAGCGGCGGGAGCCACCACTACCGGCAGCGGGTCAAGTCCCTCATTGCCCGCCGGCAGTCCCTGGTGGACTTCGATGCCTCAGGCCAGGTGGTGTTCAAAGCCGAGCTGGGCACGGTTTCCAGCAGTGCGGTTCAGGTGCAGGGCGTGTGGATGAACCCCGCCTACCGCGGCCGCGGACTGAGCGCCCCCTATATGTCAGCCGTGGTTGAGGCAGCCCGGCAGGTTGCCCCGCTGGTGAGCCTGTACGTCAATTCCTACAATGCTCCGGCCCGCGCCACCTATGAGGCCGTGGGATTCGAGCAGGTGGGCACCTTCGCCACCATCCTCTTCTGA